The following are from one region of the Thiocapsa rosea genome:
- the pmbA gene encoding metalloprotease PmbA, with amino-acid sequence MSIAATEDTAERLARLKQTIEDLLKEAKRRGATAAEASVGSSAGLEVSVRLGEVETVEHTRDNGLGITVYFGNRKGSASTSDLSTGALRDAVKAACAIAEHTQEDPCAHLADAALMAAEIPDLDLYHPWHLGVEDAIEIAAACEDSARGFDPRIVNSEGASLSTHTGIQVYGNSHGFVAGYPTSRHGLSCAVIGQEGESLQRDHWWTSARAAADLDSARMVGERAAERTVARLGSRRIPTCQVPVLFRSEVATGLIRSLVSAIQGGSIYRRTSFLLDHLGERIFPDFVRIHEEPHLPRGLSSAPFDGDGVATRAKDLITDGVLQTYLLDAYSGCRLGMQTTGNAGGVRNLRIGMGEFDRDALLREMGTGLMVTELMGHGVNPVTGDYSRGAAGFWVEGGEIRHPVEEITIAGNLKRMYAGLVAVGNDCDYSGSTRTGSWLIEKMTIAGE; translated from the coding sequence ATGTCGATTGCCGCCACCGAAGACACCGCGGAACGTCTCGCGCGCTTGAAACAGACGATCGAGGATCTCCTCAAGGAGGCGAAACGACGCGGTGCGACGGCCGCCGAGGCATCGGTGGGCAGCAGCGCCGGTCTCGAGGTCTCGGTCCGGCTCGGCGAGGTCGAAACGGTCGAGCACACACGCGACAACGGCCTCGGGATCACCGTGTATTTCGGAAACCGCAAGGGTTCGGCGAGCACGTCCGATCTGAGCACCGGCGCACTGCGCGACGCGGTGAAGGCGGCTTGTGCCATCGCCGAGCACACTCAGGAAGATCCCTGCGCCCATCTCGCCGACGCGGCCCTGATGGCCGCCGAGATCCCGGATTTGGATCTGTATCATCCCTGGCATCTGGGGGTCGAGGACGCGATCGAGATCGCGGCGGCCTGCGAGGACTCGGCCCGCGGGTTTGATCCGCGGATCGTCAACTCCGAGGGCGCGAGCCTCTCCACGCACACCGGGATCCAGGTCTACGGCAATAGCCACGGATTCGTCGCCGGCTACCCGACCAGTCGCCACGGGCTCAGCTGTGCGGTGATCGGCCAGGAGGGCGAGAGCTTGCAACGCGATCACTGGTGGACCAGCGCTCGGGCAGCAGCCGACCTGGATTCGGCACGCATGGTCGGCGAACGTGCGGCGGAGCGAACGGTCGCCCGGCTCGGGTCGCGCCGTATTCCGACCTGCCAGGTTCCGGTCCTGTTTCGCTCGGAGGTCGCGACGGGTTTGATCCGCAGCCTGGTCTCGGCGATCCAGGGCGGCAGCATCTACCGGCGCACCAGCTTTCTGCTTGACCATCTCGGCGAGCGTATCTTCCCGGACTTCGTGCGGATCCACGAAGAGCCGCACCTTCCGCGGGGGCTCTCGAGTGCGCCGTTCGACGGGGACGGTGTCGCGACGCGCGCCAAGGACCTGATCACCGACGGGGTACTTCAGACCTATCTTCTGGATGCCTATTCCGGGTGTCGGCTCGGCATGCAGACGACCGGCAACGCGGGCGGCGTGCGCAACCTGCGCATCGGCATGGGCGAGTTCGATCGCGACGCCCTGCTGCGCGAGATGGGTACGGGGCTGATGGTGACCGAGCTGATGGGGCACGGGGTGAATCCGGTCACGGGTGACTACTCGCGCGGCGCTGCGGGCTTCTGGGTGGAGGGCGGCGAGATCCGTCATCCGGTCGAAGAGATCACCATCGCGGGCAACCTCAAGCGCATGTACGCGGGCCTGGTGGCGGTCGGCAACGATTGCGATTATTCAGGCAGCACGCGCACCGGCTCTTGGCTGATCGAGAAGATGACGATTGCAGGCGAATAG